GTACGGTGCTCAAGACATTCTCGCTCATCTATGACCCGCTCGGCTATCTCGCACCCTTCATCGTAACCGTCAAGCTCCTGTTTCAAAATTTATGGCGCAAGTCGTTGCCATGGGACGCTGAGTTTGCAACGGAAGATCTTGTGGTCTGGGAGAAATGGAAGGCTGAACTGTCAGGCATCGATGCGTTGCACCTGTCGCGTAGCGTCTTTCCGCAGAGCAAGGCCCTGCTTGATGTGCATTGCTTCGCTGACGCTAGTCCCAAGGCCTACGGCACAACAGTATACGTTCGCAGCCGCCCCAATAACGGCACGACTTCTACGCGGTTGCTTTTAGCAAGAGCCCGCCTAGCTCCATTGAAAGAACTCTCGTTGCCGCGTCTCGAACTGCTGGCATGCCTGCTGTCCACGCGTCTTTATCGCCATATCTCGACGGTAGAAGCCTTAAAGGTTGCCCCCATTCACTTCTGGACGGATTCAAGCATCGCGCTCCAATGGATTCAGTGCGACACGAACACTCGCCCCTCCTTTGTCAAGTCGATGGTGGCAAAAATCTTATCGTCTTCACGACCGGAACAATGGCGGCACTGCAACGGACGCGACAACCCCGCAGACCTAGTGACCCGCGGCATCTCCGCCAGGTGCCTACGGAACAGCCCGCTGTGGTTTAGTGATCCTCCCTGGCTGTCCGCAGGCGATATCGGCCCTCCTACAATTCTAGACCCAAATGTCAACGACACCTGCACGACGGTGAGCGCTGCACCGGAAGCTCCCGATACCGAAGTGGTCGTTCATCCACTGTCGGCCACGCAGAACTGGATGGAGCTCTCAGCTTACAGCACCCTCTCTCGACTTCTCCGAGTTACGGCTTGGTGCGCTAGGTTCGTCCGCAACAGTAGGCCCCGCCAACCGTGTACAACGGGTCCACTTACGTCCGAAGAGCTTCGACACGCCGAAACCATATGGGTCTCACATGTCCAAACCGAAGCCTTTCGGGACGACATCTTGGCGATCAGACACGGCAGCGTTGCTGCGACATCTTCGTCGGTACGTGTTTTCCAGCCATTTCTCGACGCCTCCGGAATACTGCGCGTCGGCGGTCGTCTTCACCAACTTCAAGATTCGTACCAGATCAAGCATCCCATCCTCCTACCGCCTAAGCATCGATTCACGGAGCTCATCATACTCGACGCCCACCAGCGCTTGCTACACGCCGGCGTGCAAGACACCATCGCCGAGGTCCGAAGCACATTTTGGGTTGTCCGCGGACGGCAAACCACAAGGCGTGTCCTTCGCTCATGCTTGACCTGCCGCAGACTAAGGGCGCACCTTGAGACAGCCCCAGTGTCACCTCTACCTCGGGAGCGTATAACGCCGGCAAATCCGTTCACAGTTGTCGGCGTATATTTCGCGGGACCGCTCTATATCTCAAGGTCGGCTTCTCCCAAGACGTACGTAGCCCTTTTCACGTGCGGTGTCACAAGGGCCGTCCACCTCGAACTTGTTTCCTCTATGAGCGTGCCTGATTTCCTGCTTGCCTTCCGACGGTTCATCTCTAGGCGTGGGGTACCCTCCCTCATCTTTTCCGACAGCGCTCGCACCTTTCGCAAATGCTCGTCCCTCCTCTCCCTGGTTAGCGCAAGAGATGTACTATACTTTGCCACCCAGCATCGCATCGCCTGGCTATTCATTGTTGAGCGAGCTCCTTGGTGGGGAGGCTGGTGGGAACGGCTCATACGAACTGTAAAGGAAGCCCTAAGACGCTGCCTTGGGAGAAAGCGCCTCACCTTTGAGCAGTTAACTACGACACTCTGTGAAGTAGAAGCCATCGTCAACTCCCGCCCACTCACGCATATTGGAGCTGATCCCGGGGAGCTTGAGTCACTTACCCCATCCCACTTTCTGTTGGAGAAACGAGCAGTGGCTTTGCCTGATGAATTCGCTGCCAATGCATCACGCCAGAACGACCTGCGGCTCAGTTTTCGTGTCATCAGGCAAGGAAGCAGTTCTGGAAGCGCTGGACGCTCGAATACCTCCTTCAGCTGCGGTCAGCGCACGCAACCTCCTCACCAGCAGTGTCCGAGACGCAGCTGAGGGAAGGCGACGTCGTGCAAGTGCAAGAAGACCATCTCCGTCCATCGTTTTGGAAGTTGGCTCGCGTGTCAAGCGTCATACGAGGGCGAGACGGCGTCGTACGGACGTGCTCGCTGCGCCTGGCCAACGGGTCATCAATCGTCCGACCCGTCCAAAGGCTTTGTCGCCTCGAAGTTGACGCGCCCCAAGTCCCGGCGCGGGATGATGTTGCATAACTTAAAGGAGGACGATGGGCGACTAGGTGCATGCGATTGCGATTAGCGCGCGGCTCCTGGCTCGGGTTGGGATTCGGGACACTTGTGGATTAAAGCTTGTTGGTGTTGGTCACCTGGAGCTTCGGTCGGTCTGACTCATTACGTAATATAATGCGTTCACTAAGAGCTCCCAGATATctgcagttccatcaccaccaccaccaccaccgatacCATGCCTTGAAGTGTACCTCGAAGTCGGTTTTGCGATCGTGCTTCCGCTGTCCCATGAACCTGCATGGGGACAGTGTTTTGTCCCGGTTTTGGCTGGAACGACCCCCAACGACAATTAAAGAAGGGTTTCCTACTCTCACTGCCGTCTTCCGGCTCACATTTTTCCACAATCTAGCCAATGGAATGTTATGACGTGTTTGCTAACAAGCCATCCCTTTGACAGTACTTCCTGGAAAGGAAAGATAGCCCGCGCAAGCTTTGCTCATCAAACTGCGTCGGTGGAAGGAGGACGGTCTTGATCAATCATCACGACGCTGACGATAATGACGAAATGGAGGTGCAAGTTCAGAGATTCAGCGCGTTCGGGGAGAGATTTTCCGTTCAAGTATGAGggcacagaaaacaaaatattCTGGTCAAAGTATTTAATGCAAGCTCTCGGCAGCACGAAATTTGGAAACTGCTGAGGGTTGACTTGCGCGGACTGAAACGAAACAAATGACAGAATACACTCTGGACAATACTTGTGCTCGGTACTCCCGCACACCAAATACATTGTCCCCTTAGTGCTCAGCTGAACACGCTTCACCAGTAAATCAAACAAACGTAACCGCATTGGGGACCGGCGAAATATTTGATCTGCAACACCCCACCACCAACCTCGCTTGTGGCCCGCCTTAGGGACGAAGGAATATGGTCACATTCGTCTTACTGCAACTACTTCTGACGTCGACCTGCAGACCTTACAGGTGGCCAGGTGGAAGCATAAGAGGAAAGATGTTGTGACAGATAAAAACCGAGCCATTTGCAACGGTAGCGTTCATTCCACTGCACACTTTTTCATATCATAACACCACTCCAATTTATTAACCATACCGAATAACCTAAGCCAACTATTTATAGATACCGTTGACCATGCCGCACGTATATTGGATAGTCCACGTTTTCAGCTCTTTCACGAGGAACCATATGAGGAGGGCATGTTGTCGTTGTCGGAACCTTGCAGGTCGTCGTCGTCGGTTTTGGCTTGCACGTTGTGGTTGGAGGTTTGCAGGTCGTTGTCCGTATAGGCTTACACGTTGTGGTCGTTGGCGGTTTGCACGTTGTCGTAGTTGGCGGTTTACACGTTGTCGTCGTTGGTTTGCACGTTGTGGTAGTAGTGGTTGTGGTCCTCCGAGTCGTAGTAATTTTCACGCACCCTGCGGGTTGCCTAGGCGCCACTTCCCAGTATTCTTCCCTCTGTCGCTTTACGGCGGAATGGCTTGGTAGGCGGTTTTCAAAGAGGCGACGATTCGCTCTTTGAACCCTCGGGAGCACTTTATCCAAGAACCAGTCTTCAGCAATACGGTATCCGTCAAGCTGACTGGGACTGAGCATTTTGTCCTGTACCAAAGCCGTGTCCCCCGCAAGGTTTTCCCAGACGACGGACCTTCTTCGACGTCCTTGTATCGCGGATTTGCTCCTATGGCGCCGTCGTTGAGAGCGTCCACCGTCGGTACCACCCAGCAGGAAGCAACAGGCCAGAAACAGAAGTGGGAAGGTCGCTGCTTTCATGGCCTGCCTGCTGTGCTGGTCTTCCCGGACACCCTACGGAGCAGCTGCCGCAAGCTGCCAAGCGACGACAGGAGAACGATATCGCGCGCTCACAACGTCTTCCTCATTTGTACTGTCTATTTTAGCTTTCATTATGCTCCGTTTTATAAACTTTCGACTACAGAAAGCAATATTTTCGCATATCAATTATTTTTTTGAAGTATCTTCCTTTTCGAGTTGCTTGAATTATAAATTTCTAATTATCCAATAAAACAATAGCGGTGCCGACAATAT
This region of Ornithodoros turicata isolate Travis unplaced genomic scaffold, ASM3712646v1 ctg00001042.1, whole genome shotgun sequence genomic DNA includes:
- the LOC135376122 gene encoding uncharacterized protein LOC135376122, producing the protein MDIRKWTSNSSALRERFLSDEVSYDNASDGNATIKVLGLLWDRDTDSPTFSVKRALTLSASHPPTKRTVLKTFSLIYDPLGYLAPFIVTVKLLFQNLWRKSLPWDAEFATEDLVVWEKWKAELSGIDALHLSRSVFPQSKALLDVHCFADASPKAYGTTVYVRSRPNNGTTSTRLLLARARLAPLKELSLPRLELLACLLSTRLYRHISTVEALKVAPIHFWTDSSIALQWIQCDTNTRPSFVKSMVAKILSSSRPEQWRHCNGRDNPADLVTRGISARCLRNSPLWFSDPPWLSAGDIGPPTILDPNVNDTCTTVSAAPEAPDTEVVVHPLSATQNWMELSAYSTLSRLLRVTAWCARFVRNSRPRQPCTTGPLTSEELRHAETIWVSHVQTEAFRDDILAIRHGSVAATSSSVRVFQPFLDASGILRVGGRLHQLQDSYQIKHPILLPPKHRFTELIILDAHQRLLHAGVQDTIAEVRSTFWVVRGRQTTRRVLRSCLTCRRLRAHLETAPVSPLPRERITPANPFTVVGVYFAGPLYISRSASPKTYVALFTCGVTRAVHLELVSSMSVPDFLLAFRRFISRRGVPSLIFSDSARTFRKCSSLLSLVSARDVLYFATQHRIAWLFIVERAPWWGGWWERLIRTVKEALRRCLGRKRLTFEQLTTTLCEVEAIVNSRPLTHIGADPGELESLTPSHFLLEKRAVALPDEFAANASRQNDLRLSFRVIRQGSSSGSAGRSNTSFSCGQRTQPPHQQCPRRS